From a single Aquarana catesbeiana isolate 2022-GZ linkage group LG09, ASM4218655v1, whole genome shotgun sequence genomic region:
- the LOC141107367 gene encoding TLR adapter interacting with SLC15A4 on the lysosome-like, with protein sequence MLSEAFLSTILYEKVMDGISGPKETHQKNCLNCPNNNVHSAEERRSCKVTPLGGGACGGDVLASSGSPDLYTSWSSNYASLYKNYPDLHIGGDHMLKKKDSGCVLECEDGPVLLSVDIDSSSPPTHLLEGPPEGSDLRSEDNHALPSAAFSNSALNGFLEKKMQELYKQCYEETLGTNGSTNPGWPYVLMVNLNQMSLMVSQEQNMDQAKAREAILQYLCSATSGGSSEFITPILHISSQDNKRRSSSTLSKKLRP encoded by the coding sequence ATGTTGTCGGAGGCGTTCCTCAGCACTATCCTTTATGAGAAGGTGATGGATGGAATCTCTGGGCCGAAGGAAACACACCAGAAGAATTGCCTGAATTGTCCCAATAACAATGTGCACAGCGCAGAGGAACGCCGTTCCTGCAAGGTGACACCCCTTGGGGGTGGAGCCTGTGGCGGAGACGTGCTGGCCTCTAGCGGTAGTCCAGACTTGTACACCTCGTGGTCCAGCAACTACGCCAGCCTCTACAAGAATTACCCGGACCTCCACATTGGAGGAGACCACATGCTGAAGAAGAAGGACTCCGGCTGTGTCCTGGAGTGTGAGGATGGCCCAGTGCTGCTCTCCGTGGACATTGACAGCAGCAGTCCTCCCACCCACCTCCTGGAAGGACCTCCAGAAGGAAGTGATCTACGCAGTGAGGACAACCATGCCTTACCATCTGCTGCCTTCTCCAACTCCGCCCTCAATGGCTTCCTGGAGAAGAAGATGCAGGAGCTCTACAAACAATGCTATGAGGAGACGCTGGGGACCAACGGGTCCACCAACCCCGGCTGGCCATACGTCCTGATGGTCAACCTCAACCAGATGAGTCTGATGGTGTCGCAGGAGCAGAACATGGACCAGGCCAAGGCCAGAGAGGCCATACTGCAGTACCTATGCAGTGCCACCAGCGGGGGCAGCTCTGAGTTTATTACCCCCATCCTCCACATCTCCAGCCAGGACAATAAGAGGAGATCATCTAGCACTTTGTCCAAGAAGCTCCGCCCCTAA